The following proteins come from a genomic window of Methanocella conradii HZ254:
- a CDS encoding helix-turn-helix transcriptional regulator yields MSEDGLEEKALEIIKSRPNGVLQSDLWKELKIDSRKCSRIIARLESEDKIKRIWETVRGTRTFRITYKPQKAEKKEADFGLIMAGGEVAPCVGCTYECEPDYCPDLGNWIELLAKELEAEEKKAEEKPAPPIEEEAAAAKAVKAPVSEKPAAKAKKAKAVSKSVKSGKK; encoded by the coding sequence TTGAGCGAGGATGGCTTAGAGGAGAAGGCGCTTGAAATTATAAAGTCCCGCCCCAATGGCGTCCTCCAGAGCGACCTTTGGAAAGAGCTGAAGATCGATAGCCGTAAGTGCTCTCGTATCATAGCCAGGCTGGAGTCGGAGGACAAGATAAAGCGTATCTGGGAGACCGTAAGGGGTACCAGGACCTTTCGAATAACCTATAAGCCTCAAAAAGCTGAGAAGAAAGAGGCCGACTTTGGCTTGATAATGGCGGGCGGTGAAGTGGCCCCATGTGTCGGCTGTACGTATGAGTGTGAGCCTGACTATTGCCCCGACCTTGGTAACTGGATAGAGCTGCTGGCGAAAGAGCTTGAGGCGGAGGAGAAGAAGGCCGAGGAGAAGCCTGCGCCTCCCATAGAAGAGGAGGCCGCCGCAGCTAAGGCGGTGAAAGCCCCTGTCTCTGAGAAGCCTGCAGCTAAGGCCAAAAAGGCTAAAGCCGTATCAAAGTCAGTAAAAAGCGGTAAAAAATGA
- a CDS encoding GNAT family N-acetyltransferase, whose product MNADNKGLPISLRHGYLEDAQQISDIHRSYVDRWYRKIGNGQFDVPYGALSLSERWGFGGPWMSVETCSIHLNYLLLNNHIPIVAQQGDLLVGEMELFMGQEGPPFGKNLHIGLLYVRKGFTGQGIGKALVDKAIEIAKKQECDTVTVTSSQANEGFYEKCGFERSGTMVEAEAATKAYDVKISRMKPPMKLASFTRGMPMRLGRHQSSAYHIFEQAVDYAIPEFMLNGRNSAFMKVNGHSSLLAFLEFDAEPSRADVYAWSREADAFELAAAALTTLHNRGIKYANMLMTAEDYGLMADRLDVTVKGSRSILLRYMK is encoded by the coding sequence ATGAATGCGGATAATAAAGGCTTGCCTATAAGCCTTCGACATGGGTACCTGGAAGATGCGCAGCAGATAAGCGACATACACCGGTCATACGTAGACCGCTGGTACCGGAAGATAGGCAACGGGCAGTTCGACGTGCCCTATGGGGCATTATCGCTTAGCGAGCGCTGGGGATTCGGAGGCCCCTGGATGAGCGTCGAAACGTGCTCAATTCACTTAAACTATTTATTATTAAATAATCATATTCCCATTGTAGCCCAGCAGGGAGACCTTCTCGTCGGCGAGATGGAGCTGTTCATGGGCCAGGAGGGCCCTCCTTTTGGCAAGAACCTTCATATCGGCCTCCTCTATGTGAGAAAAGGCTTTACGGGCCAGGGCATAGGAAAGGCCCTCGTCGATAAGGCCATTGAGATCGCGAAGAAGCAGGAGTGTGATACGGTCACGGTGACCTCGAGCCAGGCAAACGAGGGCTTTTATGAGAAGTGTGGATTCGAGCGCTCGGGCACAATGGTGGAGGCAGAAGCCGCCACAAAGGCGTACGATGTTAAGATATCTCGCATGAAGCCGCCCATGAAGCTGGCATCGTTCACGCGTGGCATGCCTATGCGCCTGGGCCGCCATCAAAGCTCTGCATACCATATATTCGAGCAAGCCGTTGACTACGCTATCCCCGAGTTTATGCTCAACGGGCGTAATAGCGCCTTCATGAAGGTTAATGGCCATTCATCCCTTCTTGCTTTCCTCGAGTTTGACGCGGAGCCGTCCAGGGCGGACGTGTACGCCTGGTCCAGGGAGGCCGACGCCTTTGAGCTGGCGGCTGCGGCGCTCACTACATTACACAATCGAGGCATAAAATACGCAAACATGCTAATGACGGCCGAAGACTATGGCTTGATGGCGGACAGGCTTGACGTCACCGTAAAAGGCTCGAGAAGCATCTTATTACGCTACATGAAGTGA
- a CDS encoding LSM domain-containing protein — protein sequence MFPNKKVQSLIGQKIQVEMKGEKNILEGTLVSADDYLNLHLVDTAEIQGGQKLRTLGSVVLRGNNIILLNPVKE from the coding sequence TTGTTCCCTAATAAAAAAGTCCAATCGTTGATAGGCCAGAAGATACAGGTAGAAATGAAAGGCGAGAAAAACATCCTAGAGGGGACGCTGGTCAGCGCGGATGACTATTTAAATCTGCATCTCGTTGATACCGCAGAGATCCAGGGCGGCCAGAAGCTGAGGACGCTTGGCTCGGTGGTGTTGAGAGGCAATAACATAATCCTGTTAAACCCCGTGAAGGAGTAA
- the thiL gene encoding thiamine-phosphate kinase: MGLKANEVGEIGIIRRIAQILGSKYLGDDCAVLDNGVDYLVVTTDMLHRTTDFPREMSGEDIGWMSVAVSLSDVAAMGARPTGVVAAMGIPGETEMSFIEGIARGMRDCARAYGTEVVGGDTDQHAELTIVTTALGRVDKDKVKLRSGAKVGDLLCVTGYLGTPAAAYKVLIEGREAPEEDKKVLIDGFFRPKPRIEEGVRLSKYPEVTAMMDVSDGLGKSIFELSSSSHVGFLVDADRLPVREEAKKLAKDRGELLDMAICFGGEFELLFTMSPTGLDKVKDVEYTVIGRVVPEGLTLDDSGARRPITCRGYEHLRKKRDTMH; this comes from the coding sequence ATGGGGTTGAAGGCGAACGAGGTTGGCGAGATTGGGATTATACGGCGCATCGCCCAGATACTGGGCTCAAAGTACCTGGGAGACGATTGCGCGGTGCTAGACAACGGCGTTGACTACCTCGTGGTGACCACCGACATGCTTCACCGTACCACGGATTTCCCCCGTGAGATGTCGGGAGAGGATATCGGGTGGATGAGCGTGGCGGTCAGCCTGAGCGACGTGGCAGCCATGGGTGCCAGGCCCACAGGGGTGGTGGCAGCCATGGGCATCCCTGGCGAGACGGAAATGAGCTTCATCGAGGGCATAGCCCGCGGGATGAGGGACTGCGCCCGAGCCTATGGCACGGAAGTAGTGGGCGGCGACACGGACCAGCACGCCGAGCTGACCATCGTAACGACTGCGCTGGGCCGGGTAGACAAGGATAAGGTGAAGCTAAGGTCTGGCGCTAAGGTGGGCGACCTGCTATGCGTTACCGGCTATCTGGGCACGCCAGCCGCCGCCTATAAGGTGCTCATCGAGGGCAGGGAGGCGCCAGAAGAGGATAAAAAAGTGCTCATCGACGGCTTTTTTAGGCCGAAGCCCAGGATAGAGGAGGGCGTCAGGCTTTCTAAGTACCCGGAGGTCACTGCCATGATGGACGTGAGCGATGGCCTCGGCAAGTCCATCTTTGAGCTATCTAGCTCCAGCCATGTCGGCTTTCTCGTGGATGCCGATAGGCTGCCCGTTCGTGAGGAAGCCAAAAAACTGGCAAAGGACAGGGGCGAGCTGCTTGACATGGCCATTTGCTTTGGCGGGGAGTTCGAGCTTTTATTCACAATGAGCCCTACTGGCCTGGATAAGGTCAAGGACGTAGAATATACGGTAATCGGAAGGGTCGTTCCCGAGGGCCTCACGCTTGACGATAGTGGGGCCAGGAGGCCCATCACATGTAGAGGCTATGAGCATTTAAGGAAAAAAAGAGACACTATGCATTAA
- a CDS encoding flavodoxin family protein: MYKVVGIVGSPRPISNTRYLVSEALETLKKEGIDVELITLGDKRIAPCEACNACAELFNCRIEDDFQEIYEKMVAADGIIVGSPVYFGSAAPQVMALLDRAGYIGIKTRAFERKVGAAIAVARRAGANFTFAQLNYFFFINGMIVPGSTYWNVGYGLNPESVKDDEEAIRTVQNLAKNMAWLIKKLKA, translated from the coding sequence ATGTACAAGGTCGTAGGAATCGTGGGTAGTCCTCGCCCAATCAGCAACACGCGCTACCTGGTGAGCGAGGCTCTGGAGACCCTGAAGAAGGAAGGCATCGACGTTGAGCTTATAACGCTTGGCGATAAGCGGATCGCCCCGTGCGAGGCGTGCAATGCCTGCGCTGAATTGTTTAACTGCCGCATCGAGGACGATTTTCAGGAAATATATGAAAAGATGGTCGCAGCGGACGGCATAATCGTGGGAAGCCCCGTATACTTCGGCTCCGCTGCCCCACAGGTCATGGCGCTCCTCGACAGGGCGGGCTATATTGGCATCAAGACCAGGGCGTTTGAGCGCAAGGTGGGCGCCGCCATAGCCGTAGCACGCAGGGCGGGAGCGAATTTCACTTTCGCCCAGCTAAACTATTTCTTCTTCATAAACGGGATGATAGTGCCCGGCTCGACCTACTGGAACGTGGGGTACGGCCTCAACCCTGAGTCGGTCAAAGATGACGAGGAGGCCATCCGCACCGTCCAAAACCTTGCAAAGAATATGGCATGGCTGATCAAGAAGCTTAAGGCATGA
- a CDS encoding DNA double-strand break repair nuclease NurA, giving the protein MLDLRQLSLELSEKKDDILGFEREESQVMSAYKEKLPLIDALDMRANDRLPLYSGCKVLEEGAFIRRFSKRFMNRGEATDWAMEVLRGKTIAAVDGSQVYASRSYSVPIGLAQAGLVINRHTGADGFSASYKLSLVLPREFEEHGGMSAYSPVPVSLKRHQLECNAIIDFMRSEQGNLVFFDGSLVLSFISQLEEKVREQYAASIIELMETSEDTQTPVVAYTDMSLNKDLVTMMRHYYGLPLTTHLVDAYLLDGKLNWGDRTRAFLSDREDRDVKNKRSTLDLYGPYRDSVAFFYIQSGGGLPSKIEVPRWVYEKKMLDMIADVVRAECIIRPGYPDIIHRAHEHTMISQPEADQFNRMLEGFAAKNGIKIYKSAKEQNKRMVHKA; this is encoded by the coding sequence ATGCTCGACCTCAGGCAACTCTCACTTGAGCTCTCCGAGAAAAAGGACGACATACTGGGCTTTGAGCGTGAAGAGAGCCAGGTGATGAGCGCATATAAGGAGAAGCTTCCGCTTATAGATGCGCTAGACATGAGGGCTAACGACCGGCTGCCACTATACTCAGGTTGTAAGGTCCTTGAGGAGGGCGCATTTATACGGCGTTTTTCAAAAAGGTTCATGAATAGGGGGGAGGCTACGGACTGGGCGATGGAGGTTCTTAGGGGGAAAACCATTGCGGCGGTTGACGGCAGCCAGGTATACGCCTCACGTAGCTACTCGGTGCCGATCGGGCTTGCGCAAGCCGGGCTGGTAATCAACAGGCACACAGGCGCTGACGGCTTTTCCGCTTCATACAAGCTATCTCTCGTATTGCCCCGTGAATTCGAGGAGCATGGAGGCATGTCAGCATACTCGCCAGTCCCCGTCTCCTTAAAAAGACATCAGCTTGAGTGTAATGCTATCATAGATTTCATGCGCTCTGAGCAGGGAAATCTCGTCTTTTTTGACGGCTCACTCGTTCTCTCTTTCATTAGCCAGCTTGAGGAAAAAGTAAGGGAGCAGTACGCCGCATCCATCATAGAGCTGATGGAGACGTCTGAAGATACACAGACCCCTGTCGTCGCCTATACCGACATGTCCTTAAATAAGGACCTGGTCACCATGATGAGGCATTACTACGGGTTGCCGCTTACAACCCATTTAGTGGACGCTTACCTTCTCGATGGCAAGCTAAACTGGGGAGACCGTACCAGGGCTTTCTTATCGGACCGCGAAGACCGGGATGTTAAAAATAAAAGGTCAACCCTGGACCTGTACGGACCTTACAGGGATTCCGTGGCGTTCTTCTACATCCAGTCAGGTGGAGGCCTGCCCTCTAAAATAGAGGTGCCCAGATGGGTCTATGAGAAAAAAATGCTGGACATGATAGCTGACGTGGTGAGAGCCGAGTGCATCATAAGGCCAGGTTATCCTGATATAATCCACAGGGCACACGAGCATACGATGATAAGCCAGCCTGAGGCGGACCAGTTCAACCGGATGCTGGAGGGCTTCGCGGCAAAAAATGGAATCAAAATTTATAAGAGCGCCAAAGAGCAAAATAAGCGGATGGTGCATAAGGCTTGA
- a CDS encoding flavodoxin domain-containing protein has product MVKPKLVVVYLSTQGNTKKMADAIAHGAEDRGMEARSVSFYEADMNEIRDADAIALGSSTFWYKMHDAMERFIERMGKELGQTAIEGKVGAAFGSYGWSGEAPVDIARMMRSLGIKVIDPVLRVQYEPNERDLEECKRLGKDIANAVKKTVRPVA; this is encoded by the coding sequence ATGGTTAAGCCTAAATTAGTCGTGGTCTACCTCAGCACTCAGGGGAACACCAAAAAAATGGCGGATGCCATAGCCCATGGGGCGGAAGACCGGGGCATGGAAGCCCGCTCTGTGAGCTTTTATGAGGCAGACATGAATGAGATAAGGGATGCAGACGCCATAGCGCTCGGAAGCTCGACCTTCTGGTATAAGATGCACGATGCCATGGAGCGCTTCATCGAGCGAATGGGCAAGGAGCTTGGCCAGACGGCAATCGAGGGAAAGGTTGGGGCGGCATTCGGGTCATATGGCTGGAGTGGCGAAGCGCCTGTAGACATAGCGAGGATGATGCGGTCGCTTGGCATAAAGGTCATCGACCCCGTGTTGAGGGTGCAATACGAGCCTAATGAAAGAGACCTTGAGGAGTGCAAGAGGCTTGGGAAGGACATCGCCAATGCCGTGAAGAAAACGGTGAGGCCCGTGGCATAG
- a CDS encoding ATP-binding protein: MKPVGIVKHVEENDIIFISSQKLKKGDFVAYKDRWVDSDRFILCRVRYARSLKEYPDEFLMDDGLDPKEILEFSGMDAEDYKKYLITASIVGYYSGSLKEFKHPRTMPDFGEPVYLAGNEMLKDISPVPSGSQGSATVGVVLGTDVPVALSVKELASQHLSIIAATGSGKSYTVGVLIEELMKPINRAAVLVVDPHGEYSTLSDIQNKPEFSQDGYRPTVKILRKDNVKIRVTELTLDDYLGVLEMTEKMEALFIRAFNALPDRSNYKKVDLLNEVRALRDENNQSTIDGIIWRFESNIMNRPIFDDFQHMQLKEQFSVGQLTILDLSGLSQKEQQLIVAVLLRRLFDARENTVNQRYGEKDEKYLPYPVFVVLEEAHRFAPQNGEAKSKSILKTILSEGRKFGIGVCMVSQRPSKLDSDCLSQCMSQITMRIINPVDRNQIGASIESMSNDMLDELPGLARGEALVSGVAINTPTIVKIRERITKHGGTSPDAPLQWIEYSQKNIASKQAVMAQRKQYRLF; this comes from the coding sequence ATGAAGCCCGTCGGCATTGTCAAGCACGTAGAAGAGAACGATATAATTTTTATATCCTCGCAAAAGCTCAAGAAGGGCGATTTCGTGGCATATAAGGACAGATGGGTTGACAGCGACCGCTTCATCCTGTGCCGCGTAAGATATGCTCGATCGCTAAAGGAATATCCTGACGAGTTCTTGATGGATGATGGCCTCGACCCAAAGGAGATATTAGAGTTTAGCGGGATGGACGCCGAGGACTATAAAAAATACCTTATAACCGCTTCCATAGTTGGCTATTATAGCGGCTCATTAAAGGAGTTTAAGCATCCCAGGACTATGCCCGACTTTGGAGAGCCGGTATACCTCGCAGGTAATGAGATGCTGAAGGATATCAGCCCTGTCCCGTCAGGTTCCCAGGGGTCGGCGACTGTCGGGGTGGTGCTGGGGACCGACGTGCCAGTGGCGCTAAGCGTGAAGGAGCTGGCGAGCCAGCACCTGAGCATTATCGCTGCCACGGGGAGCGGCAAGAGCTACACAGTTGGAGTGCTCATCGAGGAGCTTATGAAGCCCATTAACAGGGCAGCCGTGCTCGTCGTAGACCCGCACGGAGAGTACTCTACACTATCAGACATCCAAAACAAGCCAGAGTTCAGCCAGGATGGATATCGTCCAACGGTCAAAATACTGCGAAAGGATAACGTCAAGATAAGGGTCACCGAGCTAACCCTTGATGACTATCTAGGCGTCCTGGAAATGACGGAAAAAATGGAGGCCTTATTTATAAGGGCGTTTAACGCTCTTCCCGACCGCTCGAACTATAAAAAGGTAGACCTGCTGAACGAGGTGAGGGCGCTTCGAGATGAAAATAACCAGTCCACGATAGACGGCATAATATGGAGATTTGAGAGCAACATAATGAACAGGCCGATATTCGATGATTTCCAGCACATGCAGCTAAAGGAGCAGTTCAGCGTCGGCCAGCTAACTATACTGGACCTTAGCGGGCTATCCCAGAAGGAGCAGCAGCTAATCGTAGCAGTCTTGCTGCGCAGGCTCTTCGACGCCAGGGAGAACACGGTAAACCAGAGGTATGGAGAAAAAGACGAGAAATACCTGCCCTACCCTGTCTTTGTCGTGCTGGAGGAAGCCCATCGCTTCGCACCGCAGAACGGGGAGGCCAAGTCAAAAAGCATCTTGAAGACTATACTCTCAGAAGGCCGCAAGTTTGGGATAGGCGTTTGCATGGTCTCACAGCGCCCCTCTAAGCTGGATAGCGACTGCCTCTCGCAGTGCATGTCCCAGATAACCATGCGCATCATAAACCCGGTAGACAGGAATCAGATAGGCGCAAGCATCGAGAGCATGAGCAATGACATGCTCGATGAGCTTCCTGGCCTGGCGAGGGGCGAGGCGCTTGTGTCGGGCGTGGCCATTAACACCCCTACCATTGTTAAGATAAGGGAGAGGATTACCAAACATGGTGGTACCAGCCCCGACGCCCCGTTGCAATGGATTGAATACTCTCAAAAAAATATAGCGTCAAAGCAGGCGGTAATGGCGCAAAGAAAGCAGTACAGGCTATTTTAA
- a CDS encoding winged helix DNA-binding protein: protein MPKEAKDIKQMFLQKKPCQILLAAYRLKRPYVSALMKEADTTFAHTANILSDMESYGLIEFSMEGRAKYVRLTASGRELARSLNSVDELLGGKRVFRKIYALEKSIDRLEENLRSPIHDERSEKARRKQLEAILERAGTLEAEALHYNNDTLNVAMARVKERLDYLKTKIQRHKTTPQDTLEKGADN, encoded by the coding sequence ATGCCAAAGGAAGCGAAAGACATCAAGCAGATGTTCCTTCAGAAGAAGCCCTGCCAGATACTTTTAGCCGCCTATAGGCTCAAAAGGCCGTACGTATCAGCTTTAATGAAAGAGGCTGATACGACTTTTGCCCATACGGCCAACATCCTCTCGGACATGGAGTCCTATGGCCTGATCGAGTTCTCCATGGAGGGCAGGGCCAAGTATGTCAGGCTTACGGCGTCCGGCAGAGAGCTGGCCCGCTCGCTCAACTCGGTCGATGAGCTTCTGGGCGGTAAGCGGGTTTTCAGGAAAATCTACGCCCTCGAAAAGAGCATAGACCGGCTAGAAGAAAACTTGAGGTCTCCAATCCATGATGAAAGGTCTGAAAAGGCCAGAAGGAAGCAGCTAGAGGCAATTCTCGAGCGGGCCGGCACGCTCGAGGCCGAAGCCCTCCACTATAATAACGATACGCTGAACGTGGCCATGGCAAGGGTCAAGGAGAGGCTAGATTACCTTAAAACAAAAATTCAAAGGCATAAAACCACACCGCAAGATACATTAGAAAAAGGGGCAGATAATTAG
- a CDS encoding AAA family ATPase, with the protein MIIERVELKNIKSYKNEVVEFTEGITSISGLNGAGKSTILEAVGFALFDSIPYSQADFVRKGEKTGEVSVTFIGADGLRYTVTRKCGASQSYYLIDSFNNRFEGKEDVGSKLCEILGYRVSSMSQLCSLFENAIGVLQGTFVSEFSKKPGERKKIFAPLLRVEEYDDAFRNLLPLVNMMEARIGKMSEEIRYKEGVASRLDGLVEEMNGLIKDIERLGFDLQSKNEELGIVKAKKDGMDKLEDEAKGLEGQLRLIDVDIQNKRAALAKAESELKKCESAAKKIIETEPGYKEYLAKLDERMSIDAKRDDYNRLVLSYKTLEARLEADRKRLEDYKRSLQELERYEAEIEALRPKVEQEEDLQKKKEEVMASLQEKESERKQLTERMDIVKKSKGNLCPLLPGVECKSVTDFSGYFKERLEHLNLEKISLEIELKEIRQRLKELGEPGKSIAIKLESLKKKDKVLTDIAAIEKDIEQRSGELKRLNDSLKQYGGLEDAYRALNKRLEQLKPAYEEYQKNVEMAKAKEEWKEAYQKSLKELEELQGEYATIEEKLKVKRQAYDKNLHESIKKRYEELTRDIASIEATQKSYSRRLESVKKDIEEIQEYKKAIAELKSKREREIEYKAFIELVREKIRMAGPYVIRVFMDIISREATEMYSEIAGDLVQIKWTEDYDIVMTEDGRERPFKQLSGGEQMSAALAVRLAILKVLTGSDLVFLDEPTQNLDENRRLNLAQEITRIKDFRQMVIISHDDTFNSALENVIEIEKENGVSRVRRRIGDARPQATLT; encoded by the coding sequence GTGATCATCGAGCGGGTGGAGCTCAAAAACATAAAGAGCTATAAGAATGAGGTGGTGGAGTTCACCGAGGGCATCACTAGCATCTCCGGCTTGAATGGTGCGGGCAAGTCGACAATTCTAGAGGCGGTGGGCTTCGCCCTCTTCGACTCGATACCCTATAGCCAGGCCGACTTCGTGCGTAAGGGCGAGAAGACCGGGGAGGTGTCTGTCACCTTTATCGGGGCTGATGGCCTAAGGTACACAGTTACGAGGAAGTGTGGCGCATCCCAGTCATATTATCTTATAGATAGCTTTAACAACAGGTTTGAAGGCAAGGAGGACGTCGGCTCGAAGCTGTGTGAGATACTTGGCTATAGGGTATCGAGCATGAGCCAGCTATGCTCGCTCTTCGAGAACGCCATTGGCGTGCTACAGGGGACCTTTGTCTCAGAATTTTCTAAAAAACCTGGCGAGAGGAAGAAGATATTTGCTCCACTTCTTCGGGTTGAAGAGTACGATGATGCGTTTAGAAACTTGCTGCCTCTCGTAAACATGATGGAAGCGCGCATAGGCAAGATGAGCGAGGAGATAAGGTATAAGGAGGGCGTCGCCAGCAGGCTCGATGGCCTTGTGGAGGAGATGAATGGCCTTATTAAGGATATAGAGCGCCTGGGCTTTGATTTACAATCTAAAAATGAAGAGCTTGGGATAGTTAAGGCTAAAAAGGATGGCATGGATAAGCTTGAGGATGAGGCTAAAGGGCTGGAAGGCCAGCTTCGGCTTATCGATGTTGACATCCAGAATAAGCGGGCAGCCCTTGCTAAGGCGGAATCGGAGCTAAAAAAATGCGAGTCTGCAGCGAAAAAAATCATCGAGACAGAGCCTGGCTACAAAGAGTACCTGGCTAAGCTCGACGAGCGGATGAGCATAGACGCAAAAAGGGATGACTACAACAGGCTGGTTTTGTCATATAAGACGCTAGAGGCGCGGCTTGAGGCCGACAGGAAGAGGCTTGAAGACTATAAAAGGTCGCTACAAGAGCTTGAGCGATATGAAGCTGAGATAGAAGCCTTACGGCCTAAAGTAGAACAGGAAGAAGACCTTCAAAAGAAAAAAGAAGAAGTCATGGCGAGCCTTCAAGAGAAGGAGTCAGAAAGAAAACAATTAACAGAGCGCATGGATATCGTCAAAAAAAGCAAAGGTAACCTTTGCCCGCTATTGCCGGGCGTCGAATGCAAGTCTGTCACAGATTTTTCTGGCTATTTCAAGGAACGGCTCGAGCATCTCAACTTAGAGAAAATATCTCTTGAGATAGAGTTAAAAGAGATAAGGCAACGATTAAAAGAGCTAGGCGAGCCTGGCAAATCTATAGCCATTAAGCTCGAATCCCTTAAAAAGAAAGATAAAGTCCTCACCGATATCGCAGCAATTGAAAAGGATATTGAACAGCGTAGTGGCGAGCTAAAAAGGCTTAATGATTCGTTGAAGCAGTACGGAGGGCTGGAAGATGCCTACAGGGCTCTAAATAAAAGGCTCGAACAGCTAAAGCCAGCATATGAAGAATACCAGAAAAACGTAGAAATGGCGAAGGCAAAAGAAGAGTGGAAAGAGGCATACCAAAAATCGCTCAAAGAGCTGGAAGAGCTACAAGGGGAATACGCCACTATTGAGGAAAAGCTAAAGGTAAAGCGGCAAGCATACGACAAAAATCTACACGAGAGCATAAAAAAGCGATATGAAGAGCTGACCAGGGATATTGCAAGCATTGAGGCAACGCAAAAATCGTACTCCAGAAGGCTCGAAAGCGTGAAAAAGGATATCGAGGAAATCCAGGAGTACAAGAAGGCCATAGCCGAGCTAAAGTCAAAACGTGAGCGCGAAATTGAATATAAGGCTTTCATAGAGCTGGTAAGGGAAAAGATACGCATGGCCGGCCCCTACGTCATCCGCGTATTCATGGACATCATCTCCAGAGAGGCGACGGAGATGTACTCAGAGATAGCGGGCGACCTCGTGCAGATAAAATGGACAGAGGATTACGATATTGTGATGACGGAAGATGGCAGAGAGCGGCCCTTTAAGCAGCTCTCGGGAGGCGAGCAGATGAGCGCCGCACTCGCCGTCAGGCTGGCAATCCTCAAGGTGCTGACGGGCAGCGACCTGGTCTTCCTCGATGAGCCAACGCAAAACCTGGACGAAAACCGCCGCCTAAACCTGGCCCAGGAGATCACAAGAATAAAGGACTTCAGGCAGATGGTCATCATATCGCACGACGACACGTTTAACTCTGCACTTGAGAACGTCATCGAGATAGAGAAGGAGAACGGAGTTAGTCGCGTAAGGAGGCGGATAGGGGATGCTCGACCTCAGGCAACTCTCACTTGA
- a CDS encoding metallophosphoesterase family protein → MSYPTNFIHAADIHLGKRQYDLDERFRDFANTFLKIVEYAVNEKAEFVLISGDLFDQRNINAPTYVQARQVLMRLKEAGIPCIAIEGNHDRAFLRDGMSWLESLDYEGLVKLIKPGEERLMENYVDIGRIRIYGMCYAGSSTSAVLPRIAQEIKEINGSDPPEYTVLMMHLGVEGKVKESIIGEVSYESLLPLRECVDYLALGHYHNTYDIDGWVYNPGCPETWSIAELGGQKGFYHVKNGAAALKQVEGTREFFIVKVNVDGHKRVDSLEGEIEHKLSRISSNKPIVYVLLHGTLNFDKSAIDIEKIRRMAIERTGALYADVRFDLLNDEFTVARLDSDSLDRASIEREVFRKLALADSMLAGHSEQFASALADIKDMAVKGADEHSLDAVLRKLFETIKGAPEGQKNLISEGDGEWDWRNRL, encoded by the coding sequence ATGAGCTATCCCACGAACTTCATACATGCGGCTGACATCCATCTGGGCAAAAGGCAATATGACCTCGATGAGCGGTTCAGGGATTTTGCCAACACGTTCCTAAAGATCGTGGAGTATGCTGTCAATGAAAAAGCCGAGTTTGTCCTGATATCTGGAGACCTATTCGACCAGCGTAACATCAATGCGCCAACCTACGTGCAGGCCAGGCAAGTGCTGATGCGGCTAAAAGAGGCGGGAATACCCTGCATTGCCATAGAAGGAAACCACGATAGGGCTTTTTTAAGGGATGGCATGTCGTGGCTGGAGTCGCTTGACTATGAGGGGCTGGTTAAGCTCATCAAGCCAGGCGAGGAACGCTTGATGGAGAACTATGTTGATATTGGGCGGATAAGGATATATGGCATGTGCTATGCCGGGTCATCGACATCGGCAGTCTTGCCGAGGATTGCGCAGGAGATAAAGGAGATAAACGGCTCCGACCCTCCGGAATACACTGTTTTGATGATGCACCTGGGAGTGGAAGGCAAGGTGAAGGAGAGCATCATCGGAGAGGTCTCGTATGAGAGCCTGTTACCGCTCAGGGAGTGCGTGGATTATCTTGCCTTGGGCCATTATCATAATACTTACGATATCGATGGATGGGTGTATAACCCTGGCTGCCCTGAAACCTGGTCGATCGCAGAGCTGGGAGGGCAGAAAGGGTTTTATCATGTGAAGAATGGAGCAGCAGCCCTGAAGCAGGTTGAAGGCACCCGTGAGTTCTTTATCGTTAAAGTTAATGTAGATGGCCATAAGCGCGTCGATAGTCTTGAGGGCGAGATAGAGCATAAGCTGAGCCGTATCTCGTCTAATAAGCCAATCGTATACGTCTTATTACATGGTACGCTAAACTTCGATAAGTCAGCGATTGACATCGAGAAGATAAGGCGGATGGCAATCGAAAGAACGGGCGCATTATATGCCGATGTCCGCTTTGACCTGCTTAACGATGAGTTCACAGTGGCCAGGCTGGACTCGGACTCGCTGGACAGGGCGTCAATCGAGCGGGAGGTCTTCAGGAAGCTCGCCCTCGCCGATAGCATGCTGGCAGGGCATAGTGAGCAATTCGCCAGCGCGCTTGCAGACATAAAGGACATGGCGGTTAAAGGCGCTGATGAGCATAGCTTGGATGCCGTTTTACGCAAGCTATTCGAAACCATAAAAGGAGCTCCAGAAGGGCAAAAAAATCTTATATCTGAGGGCGACGGCGAGTGGGATTGGAGGAATAGGCTGTGA